The Streptomyces avermitilis MA-4680 = NBRC 14893 genome contains a region encoding:
- a CDS encoding copper chaperone PCu(A)C: protein MSSSLRRGALAAAAIAFSIASLAACGAGNNAQTLEVKPDNAATSVGDIMVQNALVITQPDPKATGPAVISATLFNNGRTAQTLDSISVEGDGTAELSPAKGKGKVTVPAGGSVVLGGKGNASAVLASPGADVKTGNAQKVTFSFSKTGDVSLRAFVVPAESYFSKWGPSQIPAAPGATASATATATTSPSGSASGTPTDKASSSTATATATATASNSAGH from the coding sequence GTGAGCAGCAGCCTTCGACGCGGCGCCCTCGCCGCCGCCGCCATCGCGTTCTCGATCGCCTCGCTCGCCGCGTGCGGTGCCGGCAACAACGCCCAGACCCTGGAAGTCAAGCCGGACAACGCGGCCACCAGTGTCGGCGACATCATGGTCCAGAACGCGCTCGTGATCACCCAGCCCGACCCGAAGGCCACGGGTCCGGCCGTGATCTCCGCGACCCTCTTCAACAACGGCCGCACCGCCCAGACCCTGGACTCGATCAGCGTCGAGGGCGACGGCACCGCCGAGCTCTCGCCCGCCAAGGGCAAGGGCAAGGTGACCGTCCCGGCCGGCGGCTCCGTCGTCCTGGGCGGCAAGGGCAACGCCTCCGCCGTGCTGGCCAGCCCCGGTGCGGACGTCAAGACCGGCAACGCCCAGAAGGTCACGTTCTCCTTCAGCAAGACCGGTGACGTGAGCCTGCGCGCGTTCGTCGTCCCGGCCGAGAGCTACTTCAGCAAGTGGGGCCCGAGCCAGATCCCGGCGGCGCCGGGCGCCACGGCGTCGGCCACGGCCACCGCGACCACCAGCCCGTCCGGGTCGGCGTCGGGCACCCCCACGGACAAGGCGTCGAGCTCCACGGCGACCGCCACGGCGACGGCGACCGCGTCGAACTCCGCCGGTCACTGA